The nucleotide window CTGCAGATCCAAGAATCCACGATCAAGACCCGCTTGGCGCGTGTCGAAAACGAACTGGAAGACTTGGACGGCAAAACGCTTTCGATGACTGAAAGTATGGACAAGTTGGCGCTGATCGACAGCGAAAGCTTGGAACGCTTGGGATTGTTCGCCGGGCTGCAAATCAGTGCATCCAACACCGCGGAATTCAAAGCCACCATGCCGGTGCGGGCGGAAGAAGCACGCACGCGGTTTGCGTACCTGTTGAAGCTGAACAGTGAAAAGCAACGGCTGCAGGCCAAGTTCGGTGCCAGCCATCCGGACGTGCAAGACATCGACGACGAAATCCGTTTGGTTCGCAAGTTCATCGATGAAAGTAATGAAGACACGGTGGCCGAAGCACCGTTTGGCGAAAACTCGGTCAACCCCGAATCACTGTTGAAGGCTTATGTCGGTTTCCTGAACCACGATATGGCCACCATCGCCGAACGCAAATCGGAATTGACCGCCCTTGCCAACCAAGCCGAAACGGATGCCCGCGAGCTGATCGAATACGAATTGACCGACGTGGTGCTGCGTAAGGAAGTCGAACGCAACGAAGCTTTGTTTGATGGTGTCGTGCAACAACTGCGTGACGTCGACATCGCCAGCGGTTTGCGTGGGTACTTGTACGAATTGCTGGAAACGCCGCGGATCGGTGCCAAGTCATGGCCCAGTTTGCCGCTGTGTGGTTTGGGCGGCTTGATGCTGGGCGTCTTCGCCGGGCTGACGCTGGCCGTGGCCAACGACGTGCGTGACGGACGGTTCCGTTCGGCCGCCGAGGTGGAAGAGACCGTTTCGCTGCCGTCCTTGGGCCGTGTCGGCAAGCTGAATTCGATGCGACGTGGCGTTCGCGGTTTGATCGCCGGGGAACTGTCGCCCAACGCCGAAGCGCTGCGTCTGGGCCGAACGATGTTGTTGCCGAAAATCAAATCGCGTGACATGAAATCGATCGGCGTCACCAGTTCGATGCAGGGCGACGGAAAATCGACGATCACGGCTAACTTGGCGGCGTCGTTTTCACAGGTCGGCTTGTCGGTCTTGGTCGTCGACGGTGACCTTCGGCGTCCGACCGTGCACCGATACTTCAGCGTCGCACCGGAAGGCGGCTTGACCGATTTGTTGACCGGGTCGATGGAACTGGACGATGCGATCAAGCCGACCGAGGCTGATGGCGTTTCGGTGATCACCGCTGGTGCTTCGACGCGGACTCCGGCCGAGTTGTTGCAATCGGAAAAGCTGGAAGAATTGACTCATCAGTTGGAAGAACGATTCGACCTGGTCATCTTCGACTTGCCGCCGGTCTTGGCCGTCTCCGATCCGCTTGTCGTCGCACCGCGAATTGATGGCATGGTGTTGGTCATCCGTGCCGCTTCGGCCCGACGTGACGAAGTCATGAACAGCTTGAAGCGTGTCACTGATGCCGGCGGCAACATGGTCGGTTGTGTGTTGAACACGTTCGGGGCCGGAAAGAGCTTCGATCTGGGCGGTGGTTACTACGGCTACTACGAAAGTGGGTACAGCCGTCCGACCAATCGCACCAAACCGGTCACGTCGGCCCGTATCGTCGAAGTCGACAACGACGCCTGATCGCAAAACCGGAAGACTTTCCCGCATCGCGTCGCACCCGGCACGCGTTGCGGACCGGATGAGGGCTGCGGGGTAGTCTTTCCCGCAATGGTTTGCGGCGGTGAATCGTGTCTACGATTCGCGGCCATTGGGCGGCCAGTGCGCGTCGACAGGTCTATAATCCGCGTTGGGTTTGGCTGACCTATCTTTTCTTTTCGACCGGACGTCCCAACCGCTGGGTGATTTTGATGCGCATCGCGCCACGATTCTTGCTGGCCCTTGTTTTCTGTTTCTCGCTGTCCTGTGGTGTTCCCCGTGGCGTCGCGCCCGTCGTCCGGGCACAGAACGGCAGTTTTCTGGATGAGTTGTTCCGGTCGATTGCCGCGGCCAAGGCCCAGCGTGAAGCGGAGGAACGTCGCCAAGCCGAACAGCAACGCCAGCAACAGCAACCGCGGCCGTCGTCTCCGACACCCAGTCGCGACCAGCGTCCGGGTGGCCGGTCGGTCGATCTGCCGTCGTCGTTTTTTCCTCCGGGACCCGATGGCAGGCCCGCCAACCCCAACACGCAACGTATCTCCCCCACCCGCCCCGACGGATCGCCTGCACCGGGGCCGAATCAGACCAGCGGTCGAAATTCCCCGCTCCAGCCGATGCAGCCGCGACGCGGCGGACGGAACAGCATCAGCGTGAAATCGCAGGAGGCGGCCCAGTTCGTGCGACAGTTGGTCGATTTTGCATCGTCGGCGGACCAGATGGCCCATGCGATGCGTGATGAGTCACGACGCATTCCCGCGTTGCGACCCAAGTTGGGCGAAGCGTATCGCTTGGCCGCCGACAGCCGGACGCTGATCGAACGTTGCGACGGGCTGGCATCCTTGGACCAGATTCATGACCCCTATTGTGAGATTGACGCTCGGTGGCGAACGCTTTCGTTTGAATTGCGTTCGATCAACGGATTGCCCGATTCGGTGCGCCAGCCACTGCGTCGCTGTGACGGGGCGTGTTCGGCGATGGCCAAGATGCACCATGTCCAACCGCAATTTGATCGTGTGGCCTTGCGTGAGGTGCTGATCACCGCGTCGGCGCATTTGTTGTCGTTGGAAGACGATTTACGTTTGGCGGTCGTATCACCACAGCGTGCCGCGGGCCTGACCAGCGAATGTCGCAAGCTGCGCCAGATCGTGATTCGCGAAAGCGGCGAACTGGACCGGGCCTCCTACGACCAGGCGGTCACGGAGTTCAATGAATTCAGCATGCGGTATCGTGATTTCGCCGCCCGGTGTTCGACGATCGACAACCCGCACGTCCAAGCCCGGCTGGACCGAATTGCCCAGTGCGGCACCGACACCTATGCACTGTTGTGGATGACGCCGCCCGCTCCGGCGGTCGACATCGAACACTTGGCCCAGCATTTGAACCGTGGCGCCGACCAGCTGTTGGGGCAATTGAACTTCGGCAGCCTGTTCCATCTGCCCAAAGAAACGCAGTTGCAAATCTTTGATCTGGGGCGATCGCTGTCGGCCAGTTGTGACCACTTGGTCCAAGAAGCCGGCTCCGGTGCATCTCGTAGTGACTTGGTCGAATGTGTGAGCGAAATCCAACGCAGCTGGGATCCCTTGCAGCGTCATTTGGCGTCGGTCCAGACCATTCCTCCGGCGCTGGTCGATGCCGTCGGTCGCGACTTGGTCCAGATTTGTGCGGCGTTGGGGATCGACGATCGTCCCCAAGCGATCGACATGCGTGAATTGGTGGAACTGGCCGCCGCACTGGAAGGCAGCAGCGAATACCTGCGCGCCGACGTCGACCGTTACGAACGTTACATGCAACCCGGGGCGTATCGCGTGATGATGGATCGATCGTCGGATCGTCTGTACGACCAGTCCAAACGATTGCACGCCGAGCTGAGCCGGGGGGAAGATTTGCAGCGATTGCAGTCGACCACCGACCGCATGCTGGAAGCCTGGGATGAACTGTCCGCGGGGATGCAGGACCTGGATCGACACGGTCTGTCGCCCAGCCGTGCGGACCGTTTGCGTCGTTCGCACCAGGAACTGTTGCCGATCGTCGCGCGTTTGGCCGCGGCGCTGTCTAGTCGACAGTGACCCCGACTTGCGGCTAAAAACGCGGGCAGATCGATTCGCATTCCCACCCTTTTGCCCGCGCCAGCCCCATGATCCGTTCGGTCACCTGCCCCAAGTGCGGAAAGACTTCCAACGTGCCTGAACACATCGCCAGCGTGCGGTGTTCCAAATGTGGCAAGGTCTGGAACCCAGGCGAGGATGCCGCCGCGGCCGAACCCAAGGTCGATTTGGCCGCCAAAATGGCGGGCTATGAAAACGAAGGCGGCGGGAAATCAAAGAAGAAACGCAAGAAGTCGAAATCCTCCGGCGGCAGCAACAAAGTTGCCGCGATCGTCGCCAGTGTCATCTTCGTGGTCGCGTTGGCCGGCGTAGGAATCTATCTGTGGCTGCAGCGGGATCCTGCGCCCCAGGTGGCCGCCGTGCAGGACGAACCGGAAGAAGAACCCGCCGATGACGACGATGTGGTCTGGGTCGCGCCGGACTACCGTGAAGTCAACATGCCCGAGGCGGACCGGAAGCGGATCTATATGGACATGCGATCGACGGCCATCACCAGCATCGAAAAACCATTGTTGCTCATCGGACCGGCTCGTGTGGCAATGGAAAAGACGCTGCAAGATGTCTATGACCGGGAAATCCGAACCCAAGCGGCGTTGCACGACGTGCCCGAAGACGACATCCGCCAAATCATCAACGAAGGTGATGCCAAGCGATGGGATACTCGTCCACGGTCCAACGCCAAACGCAACGGCAAGCGGCTGTACCCGAAATCCTGGAGCGAAGGCTGGAAACCGTAACGCGGTTTGCCAAGGTTGACGCTTGCGTCACGAATCATCGAACACGACCGTCGGGTCAAGTGACGATCCGGCTGATGAACGGCCCGCGATAGGAAAGACGAAACCAGCGATGAGCGACGAGAAGGTCCTGTGGAGAGCCGAGTTTAATCCCAAGGTGAAGTCCTACTGGCTGCTCAGCGGGACCATCGTGATGTTGTGCACGATCATCCTAATTCCGCTGATCCCCGTGTGGTTTGTGCTGGGGATGTTGGTCACCGATCGCTACTTGAAAAGCTGTTCCTGTGAATTGACCGACAGGTCGCTGAAGGTCGGCAAGGGGATTCTGGTCCGTACCGAAAAGACCGTGCCGCTGGATCGCATCACCGATCTGGGATTGGTTCAGGGGCCGATCATGCGGATGCTGGACATCGAAGCGCTTAGCGTGGAAACCGCCGGCCAGTCATCGCAAGGGTCGCTGGTGCAGTTGACCGGGATCAAGAACGGTCGTGCCTTTCGCGACGCGGTGCTGGAACAGCGTGACCGAGTGTCGATCCAAGAATCCGCACCCGTCCAGACATCGGATGCCGGCATCGATGCATCGGCCAGCCAAACGCTGGTCGAAATTCGTGACATCCTGCGACGGATGGAATCTCGGCTGGAACAGTCACAAATCGACGCGTGAAAGAAGTCGTCGGCGTCGTCAAAGAATACCGGCGTCGCTGAATAACAGCGGACGCCGACAGAAAGTGAAGCTGTGATCAGGCAGCGCGGCGGTCTTGAGCCGCACGTCGACTGGCCATTTGGATCGATTCCCGAACCAATGCGTGCGGTCCGCGTTCGGTGGTGGTCGCGTCGCTGTACCAGCTTCGTTGCTGGATCGATTGCAGAACTTTATCGGCCACTGCCACCGCACGGGCACCGGCGGCACCATCGACGGCGGGTGCACTGCCGCTGCGGATGCTGATCACAAAATCGTGAAGTTCATCCAGGATGGCGTTTCGCGGTTCCAGTTCCATGGTCTCGCACCGGAGCTTGGTTTGGAACAGTTCGCCGCTGTATCGCAGCGGGTTGTCGGTTTCGGCGTTCAAGTCGAAGGTGCGATCGACCACGCTGTCGGCCGGCCGAACCACCGAAACGGATGGCTTTCCAAAATCAATGTCGGCAAACCCGTTTGCCCCAAAGATCTGCATCGACCGTGCGGGGGTCGGGCTGATCCGCGACGCCTTTAGATTGGCGACCATGCCGCACGCGAATTCGATCCGCGTTTCAGCGACGTCTTCGTGATCGCTGATGACCGAAAGCCCGCTGGACGAAACCGACGTGACCGGCGCATCGGTCATTGAAAGCACCAGATCCAGATCGTGGATCATCAAGTCCATCACGACGCCGACATCCAGGCAACGGCCGGGAAAGCTGGACGCACGGACCGCTTCGACGTACTTCACGTCGCGTGCCAGGTCACCCAGGGAGGTGAAGGCGGGGTTGAATCGTTCGACGTGACCGACTTGCAGGGTCAACCGTCGTGCGGCGGCCAGCATGGCCAGACGCTGGGCATCGCTGCTGTCGGAAGCCAGCGGTTTTTCGACCAGCAAGTGTTTTCCGGCCTTCAGCAGCGACTTGGCGATGTCGCAGTGCAAATCGGTCGGGGCGGCGATCACGGCCGCGTCGATCTGGTCGACGATTTCCGAGGGATCGGCACAGGTGCGTACGCCGAGCGATTCGGCGGCAACCTGGCGTGCCGATTCG belongs to Crateriforma spongiae and includes:
- a CDS encoding polysaccharide biosynthesis tyrosine autokinase, whose protein sequence is MTENNAKPSAPAKSESRVTEDVVTLDVLQILFRQRWLIAFLTLAGLAAGVAYALQARVWYESTARVLINEKSSGLASSSSNEMVEEDILANHIELLLSRKIVGEAMAAKDDDGNSLMTLPSVVEHLDPEIETVDAVDYVIDHMEVVKGGEGGAKTARTLRISLNHTEPEDAQRLLTAVLQTYSRYLDQQISDMMDLATAKINEAKNEVEGELHIAEKKYLEHRQTAPMLFQGEGSSNVYQDKYRRLQDELIDLQIQESTIKTRLARVENELEDLDGKTLSMTESMDKLALIDSESLERLGLFAGLQISASNTAEFKATMPVRAEEARTRFAYLLKLNSEKQRLQAKFGASHPDVQDIDDEIRLVRKFIDESNEDTVAEAPFGENSVNPESLLKAYVGFLNHDMATIAERKSELTALANQAETDARELIEYELTDVVLRKEVERNEALFDGVVQQLRDVDIASGLRGYLYELLETPRIGAKSWPSLPLCGLGGLMLGVFAGLTLAVANDVRDGRFRSAAEVEETVSLPSLGRVGKLNSMRRGVRGLIAGELSPNAEALRLGRTMLLPKIKSRDMKSIGVTSSMQGDGKSTITANLAASFSQVGLSVLVVDGDLRRPTVHRYFSVAPEGGLTDLLTGSMELDDAIKPTEADGVSVITAGASTRTPAELLQSEKLEELTHQLEERFDLVIFDLPPVLAVSDPLVVAPRIDGMVLVIRAASARRDEVMNSLKRVTDAGGNMVGCVLNTFGAGKSFDLGGGYYGYYESGYSRPTNRTKPVTSARIVEVDNDA
- a CDS encoding zinc ribbon domain-containing protein; this encodes MIRSVTCPKCGKTSNVPEHIASVRCSKCGKVWNPGEDAAAAEPKVDLAAKMAGYENEGGGKSKKKRKKSKSSGGSNKVAAIVASVIFVVALAGVGIYLWLQRDPAPQVAAVQDEPEEEPADDDDVVWVAPDYREVNMPEADRKRIYMDMRSTAITSIEKPLLLIGPARVAMEKTLQDVYDREIRTQAALHDVPEDDIRQIINEGDAKRWDTRPRSNAKRNGKRLYPKSWSEGWKP
- a CDS encoding PH domain-containing protein; translated protein: MSDEKVLWRAEFNPKVKSYWLLSGTIVMLCTIILIPLIPVWFVLGMLVTDRYLKSCSCELTDRSLKVGKGILVRTEKTVPLDRITDLGLVQGPIMRMLDIEALSVETAGQSSQGSLVQLTGIKNGRAFRDAVLEQRDRVSIQESAPVQTSDAGIDASASQTLVEIRDILRRMESRLEQSQIDA
- a CDS encoding Gfo/Idh/MocA family oxidoreductase, yielding MNKLRIAVVGAGHLGRIHAKLLGQVDDAELVAVCDPFESARQVAAESLGVRTCADPSEIVDQIDAAVIAAPTDLHCDIAKSLLKAGKHLLVEKPLASDSSDAQRLAMLAAARRLTLQVGHVERFNPAFTSLGDLARDVKYVEAVRASSFPGRCLDVGVVMDLMIHDLDLVLSMTDAPVTSVSSSGLSVISDHEDVAETRIEFACGMVANLKASRISPTPARSMQIFGANGFADIDFGKPSVSVVRPADSVVDRTFDLNAETDNPLRYSGELFQTKLRCETMELEPRNAILDELHDFVISIRSGSAPAVDGAAGARAVAVADKVLQSIQQRSWYSDATTTERGPHALVRESIQMASRRAAQDRRAA